From the Chitinispirillum alkaliphilum genome, one window contains:
- a CDS encoding Cell division protein FtsI [Peptidoglycan synthetase], with protein MKESPMLRHMRSPAPKKKRSRIPKKGRIRAVLILIAAIFAVRSGPNIGVPSCEEPLKKVVVPKTLSYDQVSNLLEESDTPINQPFSTIVQDSDTLTLSLSIDTTLQNLAVRLMNRYKPRYGSVVVLDPVTGRVLALHSYTNKGEKNRGNKLFTSSIFPAASVFKAITAAAVIEDGNLTPQSNIPHVGRNHTLYRNQLNETLHNYTEITLRSAFARSINPAFGRIALFNTEQGALTEFGNRFGFNQQVPFELPVEISQMLDVDTGFGLAELASGFNRTTTISPIHGALIAAAISEDGRMPKPTIVDSIHSAFRDTILYKAEPQTWLTSINPTTASYLRDLMISVPVSGTARRTFRTIRQSPRFNEFEYGGKTGNITHREIGRTDWFVGFTRHPSNIDQRIAVSVVCAHGPYWTVHSSFIAAEIMRIYMRNAQDQAAEKLLAEAQYDSD; from the coding sequence CAAAAAAAAGCGATCACGTATACCCAAAAAAGGCAGAATCCGTGCTGTACTGATTCTTATTGCCGCAATATTTGCCGTAAGAAGCGGCCCCAATATAGGAGTGCCTTCCTGCGAAGAGCCTCTTAAAAAGGTTGTCGTTCCCAAAACTCTGTCATACGATCAGGTTTCAAACCTGCTCGAAGAGTCCGATACGCCCATAAACCAACCATTCTCAACAATAGTTCAGGATTCGGACACTCTTACCCTCTCCCTTAGTATCGACACCACTCTTCAAAATCTTGCGGTACGGCTGATGAACCGCTATAAACCCCGCTATGGTTCGGTAGTGGTCCTGGATCCTGTCACCGGAAGAGTTCTGGCACTTCACTCCTATACAAATAAAGGGGAAAAAAACCGGGGTAATAAGTTGTTCACCAGCAGTATTTTTCCTGCAGCTTCAGTTTTCAAGGCTATTACCGCAGCAGCTGTAATAGAGGATGGAAATCTAACTCCCCAAAGTAACATTCCCCATGTGGGAAGAAACCACACTCTTTACAGAAATCAATTAAACGAAACTCTTCACAATTACACCGAAATCACATTAAGGAGTGCCTTTGCCCGCTCTATAAATCCGGCTTTTGGCAGAATTGCGCTGTTCAACACTGAACAGGGAGCGCTAACTGAGTTTGGAAACCGTTTCGGTTTCAATCAACAGGTACCTTTTGAGTTGCCGGTTGAAATCTCCCAAATGCTCGATGTGGACACAGGATTTGGACTTGCAGAACTGGCATCAGGGTTTAACAGAACCACTACGATCTCTCCAATCCACGGAGCCCTGATTGCGGCAGCCATATCGGAAGATGGACGCATGCCAAAACCCACCATCGTGGATAGCATACATAGTGCCTTCAGGGATACGATTCTCTACAAGGCCGAGCCACAGACCTGGTTAACCAGCATAAATCCGACCACAGCCAGTTACCTGCGGGATCTGATGATCAGTGTGCCGGTATCTGGAACAGCACGGCGCACATTCAGAACAATAAGACAGTCTCCAAGATTCAACGAATTTGAATATGGTGGAAAAACAGGGAATATTACTCATCGTGAAATTGGCAGAACCGATTGGTTTGTAGGCTTTACACGCCATCCCTCAAATATCGATCAGCGTATCGCTGTATCTGTAGTCTGTGCCCATGGGCCCTACTGGACTGTTCATTCAAGCTTTATAGCCGCTGAAATTATGAGAATATACATGAGAAATGCACAGGATCAGGCAGCAGAGAAACTCCTTGCAGAAGCGCAATACGATAGTGATTGA
- a CDS encoding Glycosyl transferase, group 2 family protein: protein MINNQKIAVVLPAYNAEKTLEKTYNEIPFDIVDFVILVDDYSCDSTLGVAQRLNIQYTVRHQKNLGYGGNQKSCYKKALELGADIVVMLHPDYQYTPKLIQSMCYLIANGVFPVVLGSRILGKGALRGGMPLHKYFSNRLLTFVQNVLMNQKLSEYHTGYRAYSSDVLKSIDFESNSNDFVFDNQLLAQVLFNGYTIGEITCPTLYTQESSSINLSRSITYGLGVLLVSIKYFLHKNRLAKFKLFP, encoded by the coding sequence ATGATTAACAACCAAAAGATTGCTGTTGTACTGCCTGCATACAATGCAGAAAAAACCCTGGAAAAAACCTATAACGAAATCCCCTTCGATATCGTTGATTTTGTAATCCTTGTGGACGACTACAGTTGCGATAGCACTCTTGGGGTTGCCCAGCGGCTTAACATACAATACACTGTTAGACATCAAAAAAATCTGGGATACGGGGGGAATCAGAAATCCTGCTATAAAAAGGCTCTCGAATTGGGTGCTGATATCGTTGTGATGCTTCATCCTGACTACCAGTATACTCCTAAACTAATCCAATCCATGTGTTACCTTATTGCCAATGGAGTATTCCCTGTTGTTTTAGGCTCGAGAATCCTTGGCAAGGGTGCTCTGAGGGGAGGGATGCCCCTCCATAAATATTTTTCCAACAGGCTTCTTACCTTTGTGCAGAATGTACTGATGAACCAAAAACTTTCTGAATACCACACTGGATACAGAGCATACTCAAGTGATGTACTCAAAAGCATTGACTTTGAATCAAATTCCAATGACTTTGTCTTTGATAACCAACTTCTTGCTCAGGTTCTGTTTAATGGTTACACTATAGGCGAAATAACATGCCCTACCCTATACACTCAGGAGTCATCATCAATTAATCTCAGCAGGAGTATAACCTATGGCTTAGGTGTTCTACTGGTCTCTATTAAATACTTTTTACATAAAAACAGACTGGCAAAATTCAAACTGTTCCCTTAG